TAATAGCACCGAACTTCCATCAACGCAGCCGGAACGGTTTTGGTCTCCTTATTACCAGTTACTCGTTTCAAATGGATAGTCAGGCTGGTTGTGTCGATGGGGGGATCGAAGCGAATGGTATTACGACTCTGGTGGTTGTTCGTGACCGTGGAAATGCGCTCCTGCTGATCGTTGCAGAGCACATACTCGCTCACACAAAAAGGCGAAGCCGTTTCCGGGTGAATCATAATTACCGTTTCGAGCGGATGGTCATAGTCGGAATCAAAAAATAACTCGACCTGCTGAATCCGTTTCGTTTCGGGCCAATTCAGGGCAAGTGTTGGATTCGGATCAGTCAAATCCGCAACCCAGGCATTGGGCTGACTAAGGGGGCGTTGAAGACCGTTTCGCACATTTTCAGCCCCAAACAACCGAATACCCGGCTCAATCCGTAGCGCAATATTTTGCCCGGCTGGTCGGCGTTGAGGGCACCAGAATTCGAATGTATCGACGCCGATATTTTCCGTAGGCTCCTGCTTGCCATAGTTCGATACGGCCGGATTGGTCTTGTTAAATACCGAAAGCACGCCCGTTAACCGTACCTCACTGTACTGCAACTGAACATGGGGGTTTTTCAGGAACATAACGAACACATACTGTGGCTCATCGAGCTGACTGGTAAATGACAATTGTACTTCCTGCCGACCTTTTCGTAACGCCAGCGTCTGGGTTTCGAGGGTTATATCGGGGGTGTGGTTAAACGGTTTGCTGCTGCGTCGCAATTCAACGATTAAGGTGGTGTCGCGATCTGCCGTTACAAACGCTGTCAGTTTCGGAATAGGCCCGACCGGAAGCGGTAGCATCTGCGCTGCTGAATCCGTTAACGGCATCAACGGGCCATTGGGTGGCAATTCATTTAGGACAAACTCACTGGATACCGACAGTTGTGCCTGTTGCGCTAAATCCTGGCTATCGCGCAGATGCAGACCGGGTATATGCTGGCCCGTTTTCAATAATTGCTGCTGTAATGTCTGCATGCGGGCAGGGGCTGTCAGATCGCGGGGGAGCAGGTGATCGCTCGTACAGAGTGCAGCCGCCATTCCTACCGCCTGGGCAACATGTGCCCCCGTAGCCATCACCCGCGATGAACCGAAAGCCACGTGCGACGCACTGATAATACGCCCGGCCAGAAATAGATTGCTGATATTCTGACTGTACAGGCACCGATAAGGAATCGAGTAAATGCCTTTGCTGTGCCACTGATTGCAGCCCGGTTTTTCGGAGAAAACCCCATCGGCAGGATGCAGGTCGATACTCCAGCCCCCAAACGCCACGGCATCGGGATGCGACCGTTGCTCCACGACGTCCTGCTGCCGAAGCATATAGTCGCCCTCGAATCGGCGGCTTTCGCGTTTGCCGGGTATCTGGCCAACCCATTCAAGCGTCATGGTGTCAGCTTCGGGGAATTTGCCGGAGTTTTTGATGTAGTTCCAAACGCCATAAACCACCTTCCACAGCTCCCATTTGATGGTTTCGGTATCGTGAACGGTGTCGAGTCGACCACCGTATTCGATCCACCAGAGCTGACAACCGTATTCCTGGGCATTGAACCGTCGATACCTCGGAATTTTGGTAATATCGTCCAACGCATAGGAAGGTGGTACGAACCGCACCGGCCGACCCGTATCTTTGGTATAGAAGTAAAGCGAATGACCCAGCAGCTCGCCATATTCGGCCGTGGGTGCAAATTTTTCACCAAATTCTTCCTGGCTCTCAGCACCCATTCGAAAAGCGGCTCCTGCCTGAAACCCAACCACACCATCGCCCGATGCATCGCAAAACAAAGGGGCTACCAGTTCATAGGCCGTACTGTTCTGACTGCAATAGGCTTTCAGGCTACTGATCGTATCGGGGGCCAATTTTTCAACCTCGTACACCACCGTATTCAATAGCAGCGTAATGTTCGGCTCCGACACCACTTTTTCCAGTAGAATGGTATCGAAAATGAGCGGATTGCCTTCGGGATTGCGATATAGATTTTCGAGCAGCAATTCGTCGATCACCCCACCTTCGCGCGCCCAGCGATTGTTATTACCCATGTGTGAGGTGGCCCCCAGTACCCAAAGCCGCACTTCCGACGACGAATTCCCTCCCAGTACGGGCCGATCCTGAACCAGAATTACGCGGATACCCGCCCGGGCCGCTGTAATGGAGCAGCATACACCCGCTAATCCACCGCCCGTCACAACCAGATCAGCACTATGGTGAATCGTTTTAGGGGTACGTTTATCAGTTGCCTGTTCGCGTATCATTTTTTAAATCGAAGGTTTGTGTGAGAATTGAAAAGCCCGTGGGTTTAACAATGTCCACGGTTAACGTTTTGTCGAAGCCCCGCACCGGGATCTTTAGATCGGCTTGCTGACCGGGTTGCAGGTCGGGAATAGGAATAGTCAGTACAGGGGTTTTAATACCATAGTTCTTCAGCGCATAAGACGGAAAATCGTTGCGAGCCGTCACCCGAAGTTTCAGGGTGTGAACACCTTCAGGCCCCGGTTCCCAGCTTATTTTTTCGAGTATGGCCGGAGCCATACCTGTCTGATGTGCTTTGTATAAGGGTCGTTTTGAGCGATCACCGCGCACCAGCCCCCAGGGACGCGTACCGTCGGGATTGGTCCCGTTGTGCCGACTCAGGTAATCATTGAACGACCACCACGATGCGCCCACCACATACGGTAGTTGCCGCACATCGGCCAGAAATTTTTCGATATGCGCCACCTGCCCGACTTCGCCATCTTTCCCATCGGCGCGGGTGCCATATTCGCTGATAAAAATGGGTTTATCCGGGTAAAGCGAGTGAATATGTTTCAGCACATTCAGGTGATTGCCATAGGTGTTGGTCGATACAAAATCGCAGTACTGACTGGCCTCATCTTCGGGCTTTTTGGGCAGTGTGTTCAGCCGCATCGACGCAAACGTATACAACCGGGTAGGATCAAGCTCACGGGCATAGGCAATCATGTCTTTGGTCCACCGCTGACCAGCGGGTTGCTCCGACAGATATTCATTCCCCACACTATAGGCAATCACCGACGGGTGGTTCCAGTCGCGTTCGGCCATCTCGCGAAACTGCTGCCGAAACTTCGCCCGAATGGTATCGTTGTCCATTTCCCGGGGTGTCAACTGCCAGTTCCCAGCTTCGGCAATGATGAGCATGCCATTTCGGTCGGCCCAGTCGTAAACGGTTTCGGAAGGCGTGTAATGGGTCAGCCGATGGAGTTCCATACCCGTTTCTTTCATCAGCCGCATATCTTTCTCCACCAGCCAATCGGGCTCCAGCGAACCCAATCCCGGATAATCGACCACGCGGTTCCCTCCAGCGACTTTGATGGGCTGACCGTTAAGCAGCAGTTGCGCATTCCGCACCTCCACTTTCCGAATGCCAATGTGGGTCTGAACGGTATCCGTAGCCGCAATCACCTGTACCTCATACAAATTGGGCTGGTCGATGCTCCAAAGCTTTACATCGGCTGATTTCAAGGCCGTCTCAGCTTCCAGAATGGCGGTTTGATTGGCTCCAACAGTACCCGCCGTCTGCTTCCAGGTTAGCGGAATCGCTTTCCCATTCTGCATTACCCGAAAGGCCAGTTTGGGCGTTACGGCCTGTGCCGTTGAATTACGAACACGGGTTTTAATTTTCAGGGTAGCCGTGTTTTTTGCCAGGTCGGGAACGGCGTCCGTTTTCAGGTTTTCGACATATACCTCCGGCTCTACAGTCAGGTATACTGGCCGAATAAGACCGCCGTAGTTGATCCAGCCTGGGAATGGGTCGTTAGGCTGTCCATTGTCCTTTGCACCGGGTATCGTACCTATCCGCCACGTATTGTTATTGACTGATACCGCCAGTGTATTGTTGTCGGCTTTCAGGTATGGAGTAATGTCAAAATGAAAGGGGGTATAACCGCCTTCGTGTGTGCCCACTTTCTGTCCATTCACCCAAACTGTCGTTTCATAATAGGACGCATCGAAATGGAGCAATACGCGTTTACCCGATGCGGGTTTCCACGGAAAAGTCCGGCGATACCAGACGGCTCCGGTATAAAACTGATAGCGCGGATCGGTCGAGAAACAGTGCGGTACGGTCACTTTGTCCAGGTTGCCCGTTGGAAAATCTTCCCGATACCATTTGTTGGTTTCGCCTACGGCCATCGGGTCCATACAGAAGGACCATTCACCATGTAACGGAATCGCTTTGGGGTCACGAATGGTGTACTGAGCATTGGCAAAAGGAATCAATCCGCCAATGAATAAGGTAATCAGAATGTTTCGTAGGTAAGTCATGAGGCAAAAGCAGTTCGTCGATCCGATATGCTTTAGTGTATAGTTAAAGAACCTATTTGAACTTTTATTTCGGTGTCATTTTTGTCATTCCGAGGAACGAGGAATCTTCGGATAAGGATATGTTTGGCAATCACCGAAGATTCCTCGTTCCTCGGAATGACAAAAAATGGTCAATTACCCCATTTATCAGTTATTCGAATCGACGAGTTTCTTAGTTGACTCCTCATCCGATAATTGTACCTGTTGAGCCGCTCGCCAGGGAATGAGGGCAGCGAACAGAATAACTACGCCAATACCCGCCGTAATGCTACCGCCCATCGTCGCCAGCGCACTCAGCCCAAACAGCATCAGGGCAGTAAATACCAGCGCCCCGGCAATAACCTGTAAGCCAAAGCGATTTTGTTTCCGAACTTCCAGACGTTCTTCGGTTGATTCGGCCTTTGCGTCGTCGCGTTTTTGCTGTCGGGCAATCAGGTATCGGTTGTATTCGTCGGCAATCTGATCCTTCGACCGCGCCCATAATTCATAGCCCAGCAGCAGCAGCAATGGCAAGCCTACGCCGATGATGGTTTCAGCCGCACGGGTAAGTTTAAAATCAAGCAATAAGGGCGACAGCACTTTAAAAAACAGATTGACGGTCAGGCTAATACCCGTAACCCAGAGCGTTGTCCGGCTGGTTAGCCGCTTTGAGAA
This window of the Spirosoma aerolatum genome carries:
- a CDS encoding FAD-dependent oxidoreductase, giving the protein MIREQATDKRTPKTIHHSADLVVTGGGLAGVCCSITAARAGIRVILVQDRPVLGGNSSSEVRLWVLGATSHMGNNNRWAREGGVIDELLLENLYRNPEGNPLIFDTILLEKVVSEPNITLLLNTVVYEVEKLAPDTISSLKAYCSQNSTAYELVAPLFCDASGDGVVGFQAGAAFRMGAESQEEFGEKFAPTAEYGELLGHSLYFYTKDTGRPVRFVPPSYALDDITKIPRYRRFNAQEYGCQLWWIEYGGRLDTVHDTETIKWELWKVVYGVWNYIKNSGKFPEADTMTLEWVGQIPGKRESRRFEGDYMLRQQDVVEQRSHPDAVAFGGWSIDLHPADGVFSEKPGCNQWHSKGIYSIPYRCLYSQNISNLFLAGRIISASHVAFGSSRVMATGAHVAQAVGMAAALCTSDHLLPRDLTAPARMQTLQQQLLKTGQHIPGLHLRDSQDLAQQAQLSVSSEFVLNELPPNGPLMPLTDSAAQMLPLPVGPIPKLTAFVTADRDTTLIVELRRSSKPFNHTPDITLETQTLALRKGRQEVQLSFTSQLDEPQYVFVMFLKNPHVQLQYSEVRLTGVLSVFNKTNPAVSNYGKQEPTENIGVDTFEFWCPQRRPAGQNIALRIEPGIRLFGAENVRNGLQRPLSQPNAWVADLTDPNPTLALNWPETKRIQQVELFFDSDYDHPLETVIMIHPETASPFCVSEYVLCNDQQERISTVTNNHQSRNTIRFDPPIDTTSLTIHLKRVTGNKETKTVPAALMEVRCY
- a CDS encoding glycoside hydrolase family 2 protein; amino-acid sequence: MTYLRNILITLFIGGLIPFANAQYTIRDPKAIPLHGEWSFCMDPMAVGETNKWYREDFPTGNLDKVTVPHCFSTDPRYQFYTGAVWYRRTFPWKPASGKRVLLHFDASYYETTVWVNGQKVGTHEGGYTPFHFDITPYLKADNNTLAVSVNNNTWRIGTIPGAKDNGQPNDPFPGWINYGGLIRPVYLTVEPEVYVENLKTDAVPDLAKNTATLKIKTRVRNSTAQAVTPKLAFRVMQNGKAIPLTWKQTAGTVGANQTAILEAETALKSADVKLWSIDQPNLYEVQVIAATDTVQTHIGIRKVEVRNAQLLLNGQPIKVAGGNRVVDYPGLGSLEPDWLVEKDMRLMKETGMELHRLTHYTPSETVYDWADRNGMLIIAEAGNWQLTPREMDNDTIRAKFRQQFREMAERDWNHPSVIAYSVGNEYLSEQPAGQRWTKDMIAYARELDPTRLYTFASMRLNTLPKKPEDEASQYCDFVSTNTYGNHLNVLKHIHSLYPDKPIFISEYGTRADGKDGEVGQVAHIEKFLADVRQLPYVVGASWWSFNDYLSRHNGTNPDGTRPWGLVRGDRSKRPLYKAHQTGMAPAILEKISWEPGPEGVHTLKLRVTARNDFPSYALKNYGIKTPVLTIPIPDLQPGQQADLKIPVRGFDKTLTVDIVKPTGFSILTQTFDLKNDTRTGN